The window TTTACATTAATGTCTACTAAGATGTTAGCAGTATTCAAAAACATACCTCCAACTAAATATTACAGAACGAACGAGCCATTTTCGGTATTGTCGTAAAGAGAGGCGATACTCAACACTGGGGGCGCTGTTACCTTGACAGCCAAACGTGCTTCGAGGAAGGTAAGAAAATGTCTCCCTGGGTCAGCCATCTTAGCTCAAATTGCTGTATAATTCAGTGCAAAGCGACTCTCCAGTGAAGACACTGTGTTAAAACACTGATtcatacaaagtaaaaaaaatattctgtccTTCGAGCCGGATTTGAACCAGCGACCTAAGGATGTCCATGCTTCTCCACTACAGTCCTCCGCTCTACCAACTGAGCTATCGAAGGCAGGTCTGTAACAGCTGACTGCAGACATTATAGATTAAGATAATGCACTTCGAATGTTCTGCTATTTCTATAGCAACAGTTTCTGTAATTGTTAAGCAGCGGCGTTTCCAAGATTCTAGAACATTATCTCCTTCTCAGTAACCACAATATTTACACGAGCCCGTTCATACATTCTGTACTTCATTAATGCAAGCTCTTGTAACAAATTCAGAAAACGTGTTTTTCTATGTCACTGTAGTCAAAGAGCGATATATAGATTCCAAACCCTATCCCAAAGCTCTTCTCCTCATACACAAAACTGAATAGTTATATGAATTTAAACTCTTGCTTGACACAGTGGgtggctctgaaaagagcctttggTCCTCAAAGAGCCCGACCAGGTAAGCCTCGCTAGCCTCTTGCAGCGCCATGACAGCGGAGCTCTGGAAGCGCAGATCAGTCTTGAAATCCTGAGCGATTTCTCTGACCAGCCGCTGGAAGGGCAGCTTGCGGATCAGCAGCTCGGTGGATTTCTGATAGCGCCGGATCTCTCTCAGAGCCACAGTGCCGGGTCTGTAGCGGTGAGGCTTCTTCACGCCGCCGGTTGCGGGAGCGCTCTTTCGGGCAGCCTTGGTAGCGAGCTGCTTCCTGGGCGCCTTTCCACCGGTAGACTTGCGAGCGGTCTGCTTGGTTCTTGCCATCTTCAAGCTCTTGTGTACAGCATACACTAATATACAATATGATACAAGCAGCCGATACCAGGGATTATATAGAGGAACTGAGCTGTTCTGATAGGCTATGGGACACTTAGGGCGGGTTTATGTTCCTCATTGGTTCTAGTGCAGATTCTCAATGATTGATTGGTTCATTTCAATTTTGCGCGCATTCTTTGAAGGAGTCATTGTTTCTGAATTGTTTGGCGCCTTTTTAATAAACGTAGTCATCTAGGAACATATTACTGATccccagtatttaaaaaaatacaccgAAGCAAGCagactgtttttaaaattgtaactgaAAAACGctcaacaataaacaataaatacttatttGTTGCGAGagaaaacacaacataaacacaTAGAAATAATCCAAACATGTACCATTACCCCTAACTAGCCCCATTAAAACATATACAATCATAAGCCTAAAAGGCGAGGGGGAATTCCATCTGGAAGCATATTTCAATGTAGTTCGATCAGAGACAGAGTAAACCAGTGGATTGATATTGTATCGAACTGTCTCCTTGTAAGGAACGTGGCATTGATGTGGGGAATGTCAGCAGCAGCCGCTCTACACTGTGGCGGGTATGAACAGATACTGTAACGCTGTACTGCTCACAGAAAGTGTTCATTGTTGCAATTCTCACTACAGTACTTGGTATTATTCGGAAATTGTAAATCAGACAAATTCAGTAATTCTGTTTTTGTCACCTGGATGTCTAAGACAAAGTAAGCCAGTACATTGTTACTGTGTCACAGTGTTTCTTTCTAAAGAACGTGGGGAATGTGAGCAGCACCCGCTGTGGCAAAGCCTGTGTTTGATATCGCTACAAACAGATACACGGTAACGctacaccaaacacacacactattcatTGCTGCAATTCGCAGTTTGATTTTATTCAGACAAACTGAAACGGATTCGATGCGCTTTTATAGGAAATGTGGttggctctgaaaagagcctttggGGGTTTAGAAGATCTAAAAGCGGCGTCCGAGTGATTTACTTCTTGGCTGGCTTCTCGGTTTTCTTGGGCAGCAGCACGGCCTGGATGTTGGGCAGCACTCCGCCCTGAGCGATGGTCACGCCTCCCATCAGCTTGTTGAGCTCCTCGTCGTTGCGCACAGCGAGCTGCAGGTGACGCGGGATGATTCGGGTTTTCTTGTTGTCCCGGGCGGCGTTCCCGGCCAGCTCCAGGATTTCAGCAGTCAGGTACTCGAGCACAGCGGCCAGATAGACCGGGGCTCCAGCGCCGACACGCTCGGCATAGTTTCCCTTCCGCAGCAGCCTGTGGACACGGCCGACTGGAAACTGCAGCCCGGCCCTGGAGGAGCGAGTCTTTGCCTTAGCACGGGCTTTACCGCCGGTCTTTCCTCTTCCAGACATCTTCACTGTAGTTCAGAATATCAAAACAATAAATGCGCGTCTCCTCTCCTGCTATTTTATACACACAGGCTCATCCTTGATTGGACAAAATGAGTTGTATACCTATTAGAATATGAAAAACGTCATACTGGATGAGGGCGGGCAAAATTTGATTTGCCTGCCTCTGATTGGTTGTATCATTCCCTCCCCGCTGTTTCTGGTTGGCGCTGTTCTGCTGCCGTTTTTCCTTTGCATCCTCTTGGCGCGCATTTTGAAATTTAGAAGTGCTTAAAACCTCACTGCCCCGCAGTCATGCTCGGGTTTAGTTACAGTTCCTAGGCTTTAGTTCAGTTTAGAGTTCTGTGCACTTCAGTTAACTACAAAGTCGATATTGTTGACTGTCCAGTTCGTTTACATTGTGTAAAGGTAGTTGTATCTGCAATGATACCAGTTTGCCTTTCGCTATAAATCTACTTGCTATTACCTCACGCTGTCAGACATGTACTAGCGTTTGATGGAaagaatctttaaaaaataaaaataaacattgaggACAGAGCCAGGGAGAGCTACACTACAAACACCGAACTGCGACCACATTGTTGCCGATGTTTATAAACTGAAATGTCTACGTTGAAATGCAAGAAACATtagacatacatttttaaaattagttattaattattaaattaattaattaattattaaattattaaaattattcgTAGTCAATGTGGATAACTATGACATTATAGGAATAACAGAATCCTGGTTAACGCGAAACGATGGAGACGCAATAAAAACTGATATGCGCTGGTGGACGCGTTTCCTGTGCGTCACATTTTGTTGACATCTATCATCTAAATCTGCACATACAGTTATGGATACAGTTTGACGTTCGACGAAAAGGCTcagaaacatttatttgtttcttccacaacttatttttttgcagtgaCACATCTCGGAAGACAGAACGTAATGTCATCACCGAAATTCGAATGCCTCACCGCCAAAGGGTTATgctgggttttaaaaataaaataaaatatctttctATGAAATCAAAGAGAGCTGCCTCATGAAtaaagtagcagcatggattcaAAAGAGGCTTTAAGATAGAAAGCAAAGAGTTATAATTAGAGGTCAGACGTCAGACTGGAGTAAGGTAACAAGTGTGGTACCACAGGGACCAGTATTGGGACCACtgctgctattcttaatctatgtaaatgacttggaccaagacataatcagtaatatatgcaaatttgcagatgacacaaaactgggaggggcagccaactcccaatcagcaacttgaataatacaaagagattttgACAAGACTCAAGCTTGGCCTGACACATACAGATACAATGTAATGTGAATAAGTGTCTTGCACATCTGGCTGAAAAACATTAGAGGCAACTACAGCAGGAATAGTAATGAAATAGATGAAGCTGTGTAGGAAAAGAACTTGGGGGTCATAGTGGATAAATCTCTTAAGCCAGCTAGACAGTGTGGAGAAGccataaaaaaggcaaatagaatatTGGGTCAAAGACAGTTTAAATCATATCAAGACAAGTTCTATTAAAATGAATCAATGCACTGGTatgaccacacctagaatattgtgtccagttgtgGTCTCTATATCATAAGAAAAGCATTgaggcattggtacacaggagagcaacacgattaattccaggattgaagggcatgtcatatgaagatagattgaaagagctgaatctgtacagcCTAAAAAGGAGAGCCAGAGGCAACTTCATAACGGTATttcaaattgtcaaggggtttaacaaagaaACTGTTGAGAATTATTTTCCACAGATCACAGAGAACACAAAcaggggccacaggtggaagatgaagaagggcatattcagaaccgagggtagactttttcacagaaaggctggtgaaccattggaacaggctgccagacagagctgttgaagcagagacttCAAGAATaaactggatgctgtcatgaacaatactgcaTAACCCTCTGTGTGACCATGATAAGACCTCTTTCAAGACAACTGTTCTTGGCTATCACTCTTTTCAGCACACTGCCTCCTCCTACCTCCAATCATGTCTCCCCCTACACCCCATCTCACCCTCTCCACTCCACTGCTGCATTTATAAGATTTACAAATGTTTACAGAATTTGAACAAAAATTTAACAAATTGTAAAAATAGTTTAAACCACAAGagaatcaagttttttttttctgttttttcaaactggACAGCCAACAGTGTTTTCTGCTGCAGTGCAGAGCACAGAAGGGTACGCAGTGCTGGAGTTTAGGAGGCTGGTGCCTTTGCATGactctgtggcagggcagaagagagcGCTGCTCACATATTTAAATGGGGCAGGGCTAAgccatgtaaataaatgtgctgtgtttgtttagcaagggtaaatgtgttgttttggtGGTTTAGAGTTGAAATGCATTGCTTGGGTTTGGTTAAACTGGGGATTTGATTGTATGATTTCAGTCATGTTATGTTAATGTAAAAATGCAATGTCCTTTCTGCCAGACAGCCCGTGAGAATGGGGCTTCAGCCTTGGATTAGGGTTTGAATGGTTGTAATTATTGGTAGGTGGACCTGTATGTAAACTTGTCTGTTCCTGTGTGCAGGGTGGGTGCTGCAGAGGaggaaagtgagagagagagtaccacagggatcagtattaggtcctccgctcttcctaatctacattgtCGAATTACATTCTGATATTCTAAActaatgacacaaaaataggaggcgagGCAAACacctttgcagcagcaaaggtcattcaaaatgatctagaaatgattcagaaatgggcagacacatggcaaattacatttaatagagaaaactgtaaggtaatgcacgcaggcaataaaaacatCCATTATAAATaggggagacactgaaattgaagaaggaatctatgaaaaagatctaggagtttgtcttcatctacacaatgtggggaagcttaaaaaaatcagatatatagtgaaaggtgttgaatttaaattaagggaagtcatgttaaaactttacaatgcattagtaagaccacatctagaatactgtgttcagttctggtcacctcgctacaaaaaggaaattgctgctctagaaagagtgcaaagaagagcgaccagaattattccgggtttaaaaggcatgtcatatgcagataaagaagactacgcggcgatctgattcaagcattcaaaattctaaaaggttttgacaaagtTGACCCGGGAGtattttcgacctgaaaaaaagaaacaaggatcagaggtcacaaatggagattagataaaggggcattcagaacagaaaataggaggcattcttttacacagagaatcgtgagggtctggaaccaactctctggtgatgttgttgaagccgacaccctgggatccttcaagaaactgcttcatgagactctgggatcaataagatactaaaaaccaaacaagcaagatgggccaaatggcatcctctcatttgtaaccacctttcttatgttcttatgttctaaaaagCCCAATTGCATCTCAGGGTCTGATACACTCTCAGCTTCCACTAGTCCACTAGTCCTCTTGTGTTGAAGGTACAGTGCTGCTGCTCCTAGTGAAGTGTCTGGATACTGTGAGCTTCTTCAACTGGGAGTGGAAAATAAAATCTCTCTTATTGAGCGCAGTGAGTCGACTGCTCCCCTGTGTGAACCCGAAGGTGTGACGTCAGACTTCCTGCCTGagtgaatctcttcccacagtaATCACAGCTatacggcttctctcctgtgtgaactcgCTGGTGGGCTTTAAGGTGGGATATTTGATTGAAACTCTTCTCACACTCAGTGCAGctataaggtttctctcctgtgtgaattcgctggtgtcttttcaggtctgtagACAGattgaatctcttcccacagtaATTACAGCTATATGGCTTCTCTCccgtgtgaattcgctggtgggCTTTAAGCTGCGATGCTTGTTTGAAACTCTTCTCACACTCAgtgcagtgatacggtttctctcctgtgtgagatCGCTGGTGTATTTTGAGCTCTTCTGCTGTATTGAAATCCTTTGCGCAGTCAGTGCAGTGATACAGCTTccctcctgtgtgaattctctgaTGCAATGTCAGGGTTTCTAACTGAGTGAAACTCTTCTCACATCCACTACAGTGAAACAGTTTATTTCGATGGTGAATTAGCTGGTGTGTTTTAAGATGTTGTAACTGTTTGAAACTCTTAACACACTGAGTGCAGGAATACAGCGCCTCCCCTGTGTGAATGCGATGGTGTCTTTTCAGATCTACAGAGCTactgaaactctttccacattcagTGCAGCAGTACGGTCTTTCCCCTGTGTGAATGCGACGGTGTCTTTTCAGctctgttgatgtactgagacTCTTCCCACAAACAAGAGAGAGATgcagtttctctcctgtgtgaatttgctgCCGTCTTTCAAAGTGGTCTGAACCCCCCTCTTCAACGGGGTCAGATTCAAGTTCAGGAACCTCCTCTTTAATGATGACCGGTTCAATTCCAGGGATCTCTTCATTAATGTGCTCAGG is drawn from Polyodon spathula isolate WHYD16114869_AA chromosome 55, ASM1765450v1, whole genome shotgun sequence and contains these coding sequences:
- the LOC121307377 gene encoding zinc finger protein 883-like, with the translated sequence MKEEMDMRASSASLLEEELASAIEPAVKAAVLSVMSALAKFVDSKCAVFHLRLDERDHEFESVRLRLEIAESELKSMRGGEYTSTGDKNFTQSLTNTSEQYCGVGFDIIHVPELEQGERSLEHTRAAEWRHAVEGPAQRNALPHAEEGTKAESAPIQEELFAQEWCRSPKQATELTSIEGKVEEKPALDPEHINEEIPGIEPVIIKEEVPELESDPVEEGGSDHFERRQQIHTGEKLHLSLVCGKSLSTSTELKRHRRIHTGERPYCCTECGKSFSSSVDLKRHHRIHTGEALYSCTQCVKSFKQLQHLKTHQLIHHRNKLFHCSGCEKSFTQLETLTLHQRIHTGGKLYHCTDCAKDFNTAEELKIHQRSHTGEKPYHCTECEKSFKQASQLKAHQRIHTGEKPYSCNYCGKRFNLSTDLKRHQRIHTGEKPYSCTECEKSFNQISHLKAHQRVHTGEKPYSCDYCGKRFTQAGSLTSHLRVHTGEQSTHCAQ
- the LOC121307417 gene encoding histone H2A-like; the protein is MSGRGKTGGKARAKAKTRSSRAGLQFPVGRVHRLLRKGNYAERVGAGAPVYLAAVLEYLTAEILELAGNAARDNKKTRIIPRHLQLAVRNDEELNKLMGGVTIAQGGVLPNIQAVLLPKKTEKPAKK